TCTGGAGCCAAGCCGGGTGAAGAGTCGGAGGGACCCCTTGAAGGTGGGGAGAGGGCTTGGGGCAGAGGTGCTGGGAGCTCCGCGGAGTGGTGGGAAGAGGTTCTACTGGAGGAGTGGAGGGGCTCCCTCTCCTGTCGGGGCCTGAGAGGGTACACCTGGAAGAGCTTGGGGCCAAAAGACCGTCCCCCACGGCATCCCCTCCCACCAATCCCCTTGGCGCGATGGGATCTCCGGGTACCccactttccttcttcccccaaaAGGATTCAGGTGTCCGGGGCTCCCGCTTTCAAAGTGCGAGACTCCGGTGGAGTGGGGAGGAGCGGGTGGCAGGGAGGTGAAAAGGAGGGGAGGTGGTTCCCAGGCTCTCCCCGCCGCCCCCGCCCCCGCCTATGGAGGGAGGGGCCAGGAAGTCCCACGGGGCACAGAATGTTCTGGACAGCCTGGCTAGCCAGGACACCGTGTCCCCACTTCTTCCTTTTGCCCCACGTTATTCACGCACTCGCTGGGATCTGGATCCCTGGCAGGGAGAACAGGTCTAGGGCAGGCCAGAGCCCGGAGATCTGTTCCCGCTGACGACATGGATCTGCCGCGGGCACAGCCCAACTCTGAGGATCGAGGCACTCCCCggtctccccacccccacaagctAGACCCCTAAGAAGGGCCACCCTCCGGCAGATGGGGAGGATGTGACCGGATTGGATCCCTGAACTGACCCTATGGCATAGATCCTGGGAATTGAGTCTGACTCtggccccacccccactccccatcCTCTTGGCCCTCCCCGCTTCCTGGAGCCTGGCTGTGCCCCCTCCCGCCCATCCAGGCAGGGGTGGACCTCTAGCATCTGACACAAGCCAGGCCcaccctccccccttctctcccaGCCCCCGCCCAAGGGAAGCAGCCGCCTCCATCCTGCGGCTTCCAGGAAGCCCCAGGCCCGGTCATTTCATTGTTCCTGGCTCCCCCGCCCAGCCGGACACCCAGTGTCCACCCATATATCCCAGCCTGGGTGGCCTTTGGCCCCCTGGGGAAACATGAagtccagcagcccagtggagAGGTTACTCCGAGCCTTGGGGCGAAGGGACAGCACCCGGGCTGCCTGCAGGGTAGGAGGGAACAGGCACCTTGGgattgggtggggggagggagtggAATTTCTCTCTGGGCTGTGGCCCCtggcagagagaggagaggtccaAAGGGGTCTGGGGGGGGGATGGCACAGGAGAATGGAAAAGTGGGGTTGGAAGCCCTTTGACCTGCTCCCTCTCTGGGCTCCCTGTCTTCCATTCATTACGCTTAGCTTGGCAGGTCTCTTGGTGGGCAAAGTGGAGTTTTTGGATTCCACCACAATTTAGGGGCAGGAGTGACTAAGAAACCCCCAGACTAGCTAAGGGGGTAGGGTGGGCACTTAGGTGGtcccccaactttttttttaaaccctcaccctccatcttggaatcaatactctgtatcctactggtttcaaggcagaagactggtaaaggctaggtggtgtgggttaagtgacttgtccagagtcacacagccaggaaatgtctgaagccagattttccccagcttttTAAGCCCATAATCCCAGAGTCCTTTGGGGCCCTTTCCTGCATCCCTGGGGGGACCTCCATTCAAGTTGGGGTACTGGTCAGGACTTCTAGAGGACTCTGTGGAAGAGGGAACTTTACCAGAGTTTGGATAGTGTTTTCTGGCCCCAGGATGTGGGATGGAAGCCGACAGACACAATCAGTCCTCCCTTTTGTGTGCATTGGGATCTTGTGGACAGGCTTAGTTAATAGCAAACTGGACCAACACCCTTTATCCCTGCCTGGGTCTTTCAGAAACCAATGGACTGCCCCACCATGGAAGAACTCCCCACTGGGTTCCGTCCCGTTTCTTGGGGGATTGCAAAAGAGAGGGGTCAGAGGGGAACATATTGGAGCAGGAGATGGAGACAGATTGGGCAATGCGTAGTGAGGGGGTGGTGGGGCAGCAGAGGACATGCCCTGCTTTACCCCCAGCTTCCCATCTCGGACCCCAAAGGGTCAACAGAGATTGCCCCTCCGATCCATGATGACTCCATTGAAGATGACCCAGGGAGCACCCCTTATTCTTGGGGGCCCAGAGGGCTCCAGTGACAGGCCAACAGGAGCCCCCAAACATCTCCATCTCTGTATCATTTAACAGAAAGTGACCTTTGTTAGTGTGGGTGGGCCACAGGTATGACCTAGCTGGAGACTCGGTTGTGGAAAAAGCAGTTCTGTATTAGAGAAAGAGCCAGAAGAcggagttcaaattccacttctggtATCTGGTGTGACCACAAGCCAATGGATCAGTTCCCTTTTGTGGGGTTTCAAgtcttcccatctgtaaaattagaagaggttggactagatgacctctcgggcccttccagctctaaatttatgagggagatttgaatttaggaccagagagtagtttttttttcccttggcttttgggttttgttttatttggtggTGTGAATGAAGTTGTTAAAGGATATATGTGACCCTAAATCTTCGTAGAGGGGAcccccaaaaaagaaatcaagggacTCCTCTGAAACAGAACGTTAAAGCTAGAAGGCAAACCGCCTCTGTTTACaaaggaggagactgaggcctcACCATGGAATGTGACTTGACCCAAGCCactgaggtgaggaaggagaattCCAGAATCTGAGTGGAGTCTCTCAGACTAAGAGGCATCCACCTACCCAGAGAGGCTCAAGGCTGCCTTCTagagttaacaaatatttatatagcacctactatgtgctgcgATCTTGCAAAATGTAGTATACTGTGCttaggactttacaaatattgcatCATCTGATCCTTAGACAACCCTGAAGTAggtgttatcatccccattttacagatggggaaacagaggaaaggaagtgacttgtccaaggtcacacagctaggaagtgaccttgaactccggtcttcctgAATCTCTACCCCCTGCACTCCctaactttccttctttctctcttctcactgcAATCCAAGCCTTATAACTGCTGCCTCAACCCAGTCaatgagcaaataaatatatgttgctTTAGCTATATGGAACAGCCAGCAGGGAGAGGAGTAGCTACAAGGGGGCATGCCAGCTGTGCCTGATTCAGGCCACCCTCGCCCTGAATGCCAGGCTCCCACAGCCCACACTGGGAGATTCTGGAATGTGACCGGAGAGCACAAacgaagagaaaaagagagagccaggccttccTGGGGCAAAGGGAATAAAAGAGGCGCCCCTTAGAGCAAAGAGGGCAGCCCTGGATTAGATGGAGCCCCTCTGGGTGCAGCCTGGCGGGGTAGGCAGGGACCCCGAGGGCACTGAGCACATGATGTGCACAAGTGTCCTCCGGGAGGAGCCCAGGTTGTCAGACCCAGGTTAGGAAAGGAAGCAGATTCCAAGCACATTCCtgcttcctcccccccccccctcccaggaggagggagggtggGGAAGAGGCTGAGAAACTCCCCAGGGCCACGACTCCTCCCCAGAATTAGCGGCTCTAGGGGAGTCCGGGTGTCTTccagggggggggggcaggggacgGGCAAAAAGGAGAAGGATGTGGATTGTGACCCTTTATAATTTCCGGTTGGGAGAGAGGGATCGAGAGAGGGGGAAGGCTCCGAGCTGATGCCTGAGGCAGGACAGGACAGAGCGGGACACTCGGGGCCAGCAGCTGATGCTAATTGTCATGAATGTCTGCCCATTCCCCCTTCTGCAGCCTGGGAAGGCTGAGCCCCACAGCTTCAGGGAGAAGGTTTTCCGGAAGAAGCCGCCAGCCTGTACCGCCTGTAAGGTGACCATCGATGGCAGCGGCCTGGTGTGCCGAGGTAGAGAcagccccctccctctcccttcagGGATGCTTTCCCCCCACTCCTCCATGACCTCCTTCTCCGGCTGCTCTTAGAAGCAGCCCTTATGTCCCCTAGTAACCCAGGCTTCCTCTCTGCCCCTCGGACCCCATTCCCAGCCTCCTACTCCCTTCTAAAATCCCCTAAGCCCCAGCTCTCAAGACCTCCTCGGCCCCCTGCACCACCGCTGGTTCCCTTCTCCCTGGCAGACTCTGCCCGTTTCCTCCCAGACTTCCCACCAGACTCAATCCAACTTTCTCTCCGGGGAAAGACCCCAGCTCGAGGCCCCCCAAAGGGGTTTTCTTCTCATTCCCTCCTTTTATCTCTTCATCCCATTTTCCCCTCAGTTTGCAAATCAGCGGCACATCGGAAATGTGAGGCCAAGGTAAGCCCCCTAACCTCTAGCTCGACTCTAGGGGGTATTAGAAAGAGAACCCAGTGCTCGAGGTCTTTTCGAACGCTTCCCTTCCGTCCAGGAAGCAgtcctgggtattggttccaaggcagaagagccttaagggctgggcaatgggaggtgaagtgacttgcgcAGTCCCACAGGTAGAAAACGTCTGAGGCAAATTTGAATCCCGGGCCTCCCcaatctgggcctggctctcaatgcgcTGAGCCTGCTCCCGTCCCTGCTTGTGGTCTTTCCCCCTGTCTGGCGCCCAGCCGCGGGAGGTCCTGTCCCTCTGGTCTCTCCACCTACTACCATCCCAAGCCCTCTGGGATTTCCAGTCACTCCTCCGTAGGCGCTGGACAGGGGGAGGATGCTGAGTCTGTCCCTTTAAGAGCTGCTGGGCTCCACCTCCAGGGGGTGTCACGAGTTGGGCGGAGGGGGGAATTGGGAGTTTGTCTTGGTGATGTGCCCGGGCTGCAGCTGGCCCGAAAGAGGccgggaggagaaggaaggggggggggggtgggggagcccCGGCCGGGACGAAGGGGCTGAGGGCAGGGCCCGGGGCCCCCAGCCTCTTGCCAAGTGTTTAAGATGAGAGAAGGGAGGCCCGGTCCGGCGGAGAGTGGAACCTCCTTGGGAATCGGGGGTGGCGAGTGCTGGAGGCGGAGGAGGGGGAGGGCATCAGCCCGGGGGAGCCCTGTGCCCAGGGGCGGGTTCTCCCCCATGAAAGACACCAGTGTGCCTGCCCGGCCCCTGCCCGCCTGCGCTGCGCTATATATAGCTTCTCCTCCCCAGGCCGGGATGAATGGGGGTCTGTgtggggagggggctgggagCCAAGAGCAACAAGCAAggggtctgggggtggggggcagagagACTGGAGGGAAGCCTGCTTCAGCTCCCTCACATAGAGCCGGTGCTCGGCTGGTGCCGCAGTCCCTTTGGCCATCTCCCCTCAACGGGTTGCCCCCAGCAACCACCCCTCCTGGAACGGGGCAGCCCCTTCACTAAGGCTCCCTTTCAGGTGACCACGACGTGTCAGGCTCTGCCCCCTGTGGAGCTGGTGAGTATGGGCAGTCTCTGGTGTAACCCCCAGGTCTGGCGGGCGGACTGGCTCCCCTTGGCATCTTGGGGCCCGTCGGGCATCCAACACAAGCCCCTTTCTCCCCTCAACTGGCCCGCTCCGTCCGCGGTCAGGCTCGCAGCACTCTGCGCTCCCTCCGCCCACTTATCACACAGCCTCTTTTCCCTCCCAGCGGAGGAACACGGCGCCTGTGAGACGCATCGAACATCTGGTAAGGTGGCTCccaggggagagggggaggggcagctaAGGAGTGGGCGATGGAGAGGGGTGGGCGGGAAAGGCCGGGAGTCCCAGCCAAGACTTCTGGGCTTCTCTCCTCACCAGGGATCCACCAAGTCCTTGAACCATTCCAAGCAGCGCAGCACCTTGCCCAGGTAAGGGGGTGAAGGGGCGCCCCCGAGCCTAGCCAGTGTCCCCTGCGGTGGGAGTCCTTCCCCCCAGCCCGCCCGTGCCTAGGGTTAGGCGCAATGCTTGTCCATTGCTCTGGATTCCCATGCCGGGATGCCGGGACTTGGAGCCCGGGTGCCCTCCAACACATCACTTAGCGGGCCACAGATCCTTCCTCCTGAGCTCCCCCCAACCAAATCACCGTGCCCAGGGGCGCCTGCCCTCTAGGCGGGGAGCCCCCAGGCCCCAGAGCCCTGCTCCATCCCCAGCGGAGGAGCCGCCTCCTGGGCACGGGGTCCTTCAAGCCGCCATTCCTTGTGCTTCTGGGGCCAGCAGGAGTTTCAGCCTGGACCCGCTCATGGAGCGACGCTGGGACCTGGATCTGACCTATGTGACGGAGCGCATCCTGGCGGCCGCCTTCCCAGGGAGGTTCGAGGAGCAGCGGCACCGGGGCCACATCCGGGAGCTGGCCCACGTGCTGCAGTCCAAGCACCGGGACAATTACCTGGTGAGGGCCGCCTGCGTGGGGAGGCTTCAGGGTGGCCCCAAGGAggagccacttcctagctgtgtggccctgggcaagtcccttaccctTTTGCCGGGAAACCAGGGAAGGGGCAGGCTTCCATCCACGGAGGCCACCTGTAAAGGGCTGGTGCTGGGGCAGAGCAGAGGCGCCCACCAGGGAAGTCACAAGCctgcctcctcccctctcttttggCAGCTCTTCAATCTGTCAGAGAAACGGCATGACCTGAACCGACTGAACCCCAAGGTAGGGGGGCTGCCTTGACCCGAGGGGCCCTTCTGTGCTCCCAGCAAACTCCCCTCTCTGTTCCACACACCTTGAGAGAGGGGGCCAGTCGGGGCTCTGAGAGGATGGGGGTCCCAGGGAGGGTCcaagttcagatcccacctccggggcctcagtttccccatctgtaaaaggaggggtttGGCCTGGGAAGATCCTTCCCGCTCTCCATCTGTGGCTCCCCTACAGCGCCCAGGCCCCCTCCCTCCGCTGTCACTGACCTCCGCCCTGGCTCCTGCAGGTCCAGGACTTCGGCTGGCCTGACTTGCACGCACCGCCTCTGGACAAGCTCTGTTCCATCTGCAAGGCCATGGAGACCTGGCTGAGCTCGAGCCCCCAGCACGTGGTGGTGCTCTACTGTAAGGTAGGGCCTGCCACGGGGCACCCAGGGGCGCCGGGTGGGTGCGGGAAGGACGGTACCAGCCTGTCTCTGTCCGCCTCAGGGAAACAAGGCCAAGCTCGGGGTCATCGTGGCTGCCTACATGCACTACAGCAAGATCTCGGCCAGGTATGGCGCTCTGCGGTGTGACCCTGGCCCAGTCACTTACCCCCCCTGCCCAGGGAGCCGCTGCTCAGTACTGATTCTGAGTCCTGTGGGTGTCGGGGCCCTGGGGCCGTGGGCAGCCTCTAGGGAATCCCAAGAAAGTGCCTGAGACAGCCCAGAAGGGGCCCCCCTTACATTTCCTCTGGGGTTCCCCAGGAGGGCGCCAGGCCCTCCACCAGGCTCCTCCATGACTCCCCCCACACCCCCTTCTCCCAGTGAGGACCAGGCTCTGGCCACGCTCACCATGCGCAAGTTCTGTGAAGACAAAGTGGCCTCCGAGTTCCAGCCCTCGCAGCGCCGGTGAGCAGGGCAGGGTGGGCCGGGGCTGGCCTGCAAGGAACGAGGCCAGAAGGGAGGCTCGGGGTGGGAAGCCGGACTGCAGGCCGGATCTGGCCCGAGTGGAGGATGGAGAAGCAGCAGGCAGACCCCCACACAGGCCTGAGGGATCCGGGGAGGGTTTCAGAGGGTCCTGGAGCTCCAGATGGAAAacatcttcctcttccctcctctcacttCCTTCTATTCTGAATCCATAACAAAAGGCACTAGTGATAGGAACTCAGAGCCTGCCACAGAGCACACAGGCTGCTCAGGCTAGAGGCCGCCTCTGCCAGGAAGCCCTCCCTGCACTCCCCCTACCTTCCCACcactcccccccctccccaggtcATTCCTTCCTCAGACCTCTTGGGACTGGGAAGCCCAACAAGCACTAGGCTGGGGCTCTCTCCCAGGGTCCCCCGAAGCACTGAGCCAGGCTCTGCCCCATCAGGTACATCAGCTACTTCAGCGGCCTCCTGTCTGGCTCCATCAGGATGAATAGCAGCCCCCTGTTCCTCCACCACGTGCTCATGCCCGTCCTGCCCGCCTTTGAGCCGGGCATCGGTGAGTCCCCCGCAGTGTGGGCTGG
This Gracilinanus agilis isolate LMUSP501 unplaced genomic scaffold, AgileGrace unplaced_scaffold47328, whole genome shotgun sequence DNA region includes the following protein-coding sequences:
- the LOC123255485 gene encoding tensin-2-like isoform X3, with protein sequence MKSSSPVERLLRALGRRDSTRAACRPGKAEPHSFREKVFRKKPPACTACKVTIDGSGLVCRVCKSAAHRKCEAKVTTTCQALPPVELRRNTAPVRRIEHLGSTKSLNHSKQRSTLPSRSFSLDPLMERRWDLDLTYVTERILAAAFPGRFEEQRHRGHIRELAHVLQSKHRDNYLLFNLSEKRHDLNRLNPKVQDFGWPDLHAPPLDKLCSICKAMETWLSSSPQHVVVLYCKGNKAKLGVIVAAYMHYSKISASEDQALATLTMRKFCEDKVASEFQPSQRRYISYFSGLLSGSIRMNSSPLFLHHVLMPVLPAFEPGIGYQPFLKIYQSMQLVYTSGIYHISNPGPQQLCISLEPALLLKGDVLVTCYHKGGRESERTLVFRVQFHTCTIHGPHLTFSKDQLDEACTDERFPFQASVEFVFSSGPEKIKGREPPRNDASVSVDYNTTDAAIRWDSYENFNQHHEDSRDGRRVRRRTRPG
- the LOC123255485 gene encoding tensin-2-like isoform X1 — protein: MSPSNPGFLSAPRTPFPASYSLLKSPKPQLSRPPRPPAPPLVPFSLADSARFLPDFPPDSIQLSLRGKTPARGPPKGFSSHSLLLSLHPIFPSVCKSAAHRKCEAKVTTTCQALPPVELRRNTAPVRRIEHLGSTKSLNHSKQRSTLPSRSFSLDPLMERRWDLDLTYVTERILAAAFPGRFEEQRHRGHIRELAHVLQSKHRDNYLLFNLSEKRHDLNRLNPKVQDFGWPDLHAPPLDKLCSICKAMETWLSSSPQHVVVLYCKGNKAKLGVIVAAYMHYSKISASEDQALATLTMRKFCEDKVASEFQPSQRRYISYFSGLLSGSIRMNSSPLFLHHVLMPVLPAFEPGIGYQPFLKIYQSMQLVYTSGIYHISNPGPQQLCISLEPALLLKGDVLVTCYHKGGRESERTLVFRVQFHTCTIHGPHLTFSKDQLDEACTDERFPFQASVEFVFSSGPEKIKGREPPRNDASVSVDYNTTDAAIRWDSYENFNQHHEDSRDGRRVRRRTRPG
- the LOC123255485 gene encoding tensin-2-like isoform X2, whose protein sequence is MSPSNPGFLSAPRTPFPASYSLLKSPKPQLSRPPRPPAPPLVPFSLADSARFLPDFPPDSIQLSLRGKTPARGPPKGFSSHSLLLSLHPIFPSVCKSAAHRKCEAKVTTTCQALPPVELRRNTAPVRRIEHLGSTKSLNHSKQRSTLPRSFSLDPLMERRWDLDLTYVTERILAAAFPGRFEEQRHRGHIRELAHVLQSKHRDNYLLFNLSEKRHDLNRLNPKVQDFGWPDLHAPPLDKLCSICKAMETWLSSSPQHVVVLYCKGNKAKLGVIVAAYMHYSKISASEDQALATLTMRKFCEDKVASEFQPSQRRYISYFSGLLSGSIRMNSSPLFLHHVLMPVLPAFEPGIGYQPFLKIYQSMQLVYTSGIYHISNPGPQQLCISLEPALLLKGDVLVTCYHKGGRESERTLVFRVQFHTCTIHGPHLTFSKDQLDEACTDERFPFQASVEFVFSSGPEKIKGREPPRNDASVSVDYNTTDAAIRWDSYENFNQHHEDSRDGRRVRRRTRPG